From the genome of Carassius auratus strain Wakin chromosome 29, ASM336829v1, whole genome shotgun sequence:
TACAACTTTTGTTGTTCAGTGATTCGGGTCTGGAGAACATTCATCTGGAAGCAAGTCACAGTTTTAGACAGGCAGGCCATGGACGCCTGTTTTCACAGCGCTCAAGTGGCAACTATTTTACCAGCTAAGtcttttaaagtcaacatgaaatattcacaaattattttaattccaTAATGTGAATATAGTGGTGGATTCAAAGTCCTCATGGGAAGTTCATATTTATGAAGTcttaattactgtattttccggactataagtcacacttttttcatagtttggctggtcctgtgacttatagtcaggtgcgacttatttatcaaaattaatttttcatgaaccaagagaaatgaactaagagacatgaaccaagagaaaacattaccgtctccagacgctagagggcgctctatgctgctcagtgctcctgtagtctacactgaaaacatagagcgccctctcgtggctggagacggtaatgttttctattggttctaaataaatgagacttatagtccagtgcgacttatatatgtttttttcctcatcatgatgtatgtttggactgatgcgacttatactcgggtacgatttatagtccgaaaaatacggtatgttgtGAGATGTTTACAAATAAATTTGGATTGTAGCAAGATGGCAATGCACCTTTTCTGCATaaaattcaaacatttttaactctgcatatatgaaattattaataaagtatcAACatctggtgcttttttttttccacttatttTTTATCCAATTTAGGAAGGTGCTGTAAACTGAAAgatgcattttactgtagttgtacaataatataattttgtatgcaaGTTAGTTTTACTgtgaaattatgtaattattattaaaacaattaacatattatataatttattaaattatagaattattataaaatcatttaatacaTGTTATCAAATTTTGCATTAATTCAGACGCTGCATCCATTGCACCTGACATTTTTTCTCAACTCAGAAACTCTGGGCTTAAAGAAAGTCCAAAGTTTAACACTCTTTCCAACATGACTTGAACATGCCATATGGCATATTTCAGagtaaaatttatatttacaaagaaaacaggTGTAAAGTACGACTTTTACCTCACAAAAGTATATATTCATTGGGAATTTCCTGaattttaaaaaagtgatttcTATATGCTAGGGCTCGGATGTTGTCATTTTTTGTTCACAATAACACaaaaaagtgtattaaaaaagtaaattaaagttAAAGTGATTTACATCTTGTCAAACTATCagaatttttacaatattttataatccACTTTATGTCTCGTGCATAAAATATTTGTCCACGGCTGAAACcgacataaataaatatatatttttttaagttaaggcAATAGAGCAAAATAAAAGAATTGTTTGCAaccaaaatgcaatgtaaaaaaaatattgacactgattcaaatatgtaatttaataaacatttatgctATATTTTTTAGGTCATGTCAGCACTTACGTCATATTTCTGTCTCTTCAGCTTCTCGCTGAGGTCGAACTTCTCGGCCTCCAGCTGCATCATCCACTGCCAGAGCTCACTGGCCTTCTCTCTGCGAGAACCAATCAGAAGCTTCGTCAGTGGCCATCTCTGATCTAACCAATGAGATCGTTCCCAGCGCCGACTTACTTCAGTTTATCTTCAGACAGGTGATCGATGTTGAGTGGCTTCCTCCTCTCTGCCaggatcttcttcttcttctctctctccgtctgttTCTTCGCCCCCTTGCGGCCCTCGCCCTGTTTGATTCACTTTTACTCGGTACTGCATCGGTAGTTTTGTATTTCACAATGCATGATGATAATGTAGGTTTCTAGTTTAATTCAAACCTTCTGCTGGATTCCTCCATACTGGTGCGTCATGTTGGTAAGTGCTTTCTTCTTCTTAGCATCATCATCTTGTTTCTTTCTCTGCTCCTCTTGCTCTCTTCTCTCCTTTTCTTCCTGAAGAGAAGCGATGGAAAGAGTTTCACTTATTTTCTCCTACATTTCAGTTCCAGGATTCAGAGTTACGGCACTCACGGCCAGACGGGCTTGTCTCTCCTTCTCCTTGTCTGCACGGATTCTCTGCTGCTCCGCTCTCTCGGTGCGACGCTTCTCCTGCACAGACACAACACTGTCAATCACAAGTCAGGACTCAACATAATTTAGCCGTTTAATGCTATTCTAGAATAGACTTACGATTCTGTTGACCAGAGCGATCAGCTCCTCTTCATCTTTCTTCCTCTGGATGAAATGAGCCTCGATCAGAGACTGAAGCTCAGATAAATCCTTCTCCTGACGCTTTCTGTGGATGTCCtgttacgcacacacacacacacacacacacagtaaagaagaaagaaacttgtacaggtttggaacgacttaagggtgagtaaattatgacagtatTTAAAATTTTgcgtgaattattcctttaagacaTTTCAACACTAGATTGGATTCAAAATGGAAAATTAACTATTTAAATTTCGGACATGATACTTGCAGAATTAAGTATTGACATAATAAAGTCGTGATGTCATATATAGCATCCTTTTGAAAATACTGCAGGTTTACAAAAGTTGTTGTAGTATATGCAAGATGCTAGTATTCCATTCCAAACACTTGAAGcgaaaacaggaagtgatgtcattcaAATTCAAACTCACATCAAAGTCCACCTTCTCTCCCTCAGGAATCTTTGGAGCACTGATATTTGGCATGAATCTGTAAAATAATGGTTACCAAATGAGGACTGAGTGTGTACAGTCTTTACATGTGAATACATGGAGGTGAACACCACTTTAGAAAGAAAGATATTAAATGAAGAACATACTTTGGctttggttttgtctcatctggggatacaaataaacaaaatagctCATCACTATTAATTTCACACACAGAGTACATTACAGACTCCCAGAGAATCATTCAAAGTGTACGTGTGTGATTTAAAGAGCAGTTACCTGTGGCCTCCTCCTCCACGGGAGCTTCTGTCAGATGACGAACAGACAAGATTACACAATAAGACTACACATTTGAAATGCTTCAAAGAAAAATGGACAGTATTTGGGAATAAGAAACGATCCAGGACTAAAGAAATGTTCTGATTTTGAAACAAATGCTCGGCTGAATGTGATGACCCGATGTTCTGACGCTCACAATCATGTGCATGTGATTCAGCGAGCTGCTATATTGCATCATGACATACAAACCTTACAAATAAACATCGCTTCTGTCCTCCAGCCTTCACGATGACACATCATGCAGTTGCAGTAATGGTAAAATTATGATTCTGATCATCACAGTTTGAATTCATGAA
Proteins encoded in this window:
- the LOC113047979 gene encoding troponin T, cardiac muscle isoform X1 translates to MADVEEVMEEVQEVEETEEEVEVPPPSEEEPAPEEEEPVEVEEEPEPEPQEAPVEEEATDETKPKPKFMPNISAPKIPEGEKVDFDDIHRKRQEKDLSELQSLIEAHFIQRKKDEEELIALVNRIEKRRTERAEQQRIRADKEKERQARLAEEKERREQEEQRKKQDDDAKKKKALTNMTHQYGGIQQKGEGRKGAKKQTEREKKKKILAERRKPLNIDHLSEDKLKEKASELWQWMMQLEAEKFDLSEKLKRQKYDMNVLQTRITEQQKFAKGRGKGKVGGRLR
- the LOC113047979 gene encoding troponin T, cardiac muscle isoform X3 encodes the protein MADVEEVMEEVQEVEETEEEVEVPPPSEEEPVEVEEEPEPEPQEAPVEEEATDETKPKPKFMPNISAPKIPEGEKVDFDDIHRKRQEKDLSELQSLIEAHFIQRKKDEEELIALVNRIEKRRTERAEQQRIRADKEKERQARLAEEKERREQEEQRKKQDDDAKKKKALTNMTHQYGGIQQKGEGRKGAKKQTEREKKKKILAERRKPLNIDHLSEDKLKEKASELWQWMMQLEAEKFDLSEKLKRQKYDMNVLQTRITEQQKFAKGRGKGKVGGRLR
- the LOC113047979 gene encoding troponin T, cardiac muscle isoform X4; translation: MADVEEVMEEVQEEAPVEEEATDETKPKPKFMPNISAPKIPEGEKVDFDDIHRKRQEKDLSELQSLIEAHFIQRKKDEEELIALVNRIEKRRTERAEQQRIRADKEKERQARLAEEKERREQEEQRKKQDDDAKKKKALTNMTHQYGGIQQKGEGRKGAKKQTEREKKKKILAERRKPLNIDHLSEDKLKEKASELWQWMMQLEAEKFDLSEKLKRQKYDMNVLQTRITEQQKFAKGRGKGKVGGRLR
- the LOC113047979 gene encoding troponin T, cardiac muscle isoforms isoform X2, with translation MADVEEVMEEVQEVEETEEEVEVPPPSEEEPAPEEEEPVEVEEEPEPEPQEAPVEEEATDETKPKPKFMPNISAPKIPEGEKVDFDDIHRKRQEKDLSELQSLIEAHFIQRKKDEEELIALVNRIEKRRTERAEQQRIRADKEKERQARLAEEKERREQEEQRKKQDDDAKKKKALTNMTHQYGGIQQKGEGRKGAKKQTEREKKKKILAERRKPLNIDHLSEDKLKEKASELWQWMMQLEAEKFDLSEKLKRQKYDITQLLARVRDHQSAKGRGKGKVGGRLR